CGGAAGGTGCCGTTGTGCTCGCCCGGCTCCCAGATGTCCAGCTCCGGCTTGAACAGGCACAGCGACATCGGCAGCCCGTAGCCGCTGATCGACTTGGACACCGTGACGATGTCGGGCACGATCCCGGCCTCCTCGAAGGAGAAGAAGGCGCCGGTGCGGCCGCAGCCCATCTGGATGTCGTCGACGATCAGCAGCATGTCCTGCCGCTCGCACAGCTCCTTCAGGGCGCGCAGCCACTCCGGCCGGGCCACGTTGATGCCGCCCTCGCCCTGCACGGTCTCCACGATCACGGCGGCGGGCTTGTTCAGGCCGGACCCCTGGTCCTCCAGCAGCCGCTCGAACCACAGGAAGTCGGGGACCTTGCCGTCGAAGTAGTTGTCGAACGGCATCGGCGTGCCGTGCACCAGCGGGATCCCGGCGCCGGCCCGCTTGAAGGCGTTGCCGGTCACGGCGAGCGAGCCCAGCGACATGCCGTGGAAGGCGTTGGTGAACGACACGATCGACTCCCGGCCCTTCACCTTGCGGGCCAGCTTCAGCGCCGACTCCACGGCGTTGGTGCCGGTCGGGCCCGGGAACATGACCTTGTACGGCAGATCGCGGGGGCGCAGCACCAGGTCCTGGAAGGCCTGCAGGAAGGAGCGCTTGGCCGTGGTGGACATGTCCAGGCCGTGGGTCACCCCGTCCCGGGACAGATAGTCGATCAGCGCCCGTTTGAGCACCGGGTTGTTGTGGCCGTAGTTGAGTGAGCCGGCCCCGGCGAAGAAGTCGAGGTAGGCATGGCCGTCCTCGTCGAACATCCGG
This genomic interval from Streptomyces sp. NBC_00557 contains the following:
- the ectB gene encoding diaminobutyrate--2-oxoglutarate transaminase, with product MTITQPDLSVFETLESEVRSYCRGWPTVFDRAQGSRMFDEDGHAYLDFFAGAGSLNYGHNNPVLKRALIDYLSRDGVTHGLDMSTTAKRSFLQAFQDLVLRPRDLPYKVMFPGPTGTNAVESALKLARKVKGRESIVSFTNAFHGMSLGSLAVTGNAFKRAGAGIPLVHGTPMPFDNYFDGKVPDFLWFERLLEDQGSGLNKPAAVIVETVQGEGGINVARPEWLRALKELCERQDMLLIVDDIQMGCGRTGAFFSFEEAGIVPDIVTVSKSISGYGLPMSLCLFKPELDIWEPGEHNGTFRGNNPAFVTAAAALETYWTDGSAMEKQTRTRGEQVEQALIAITEENLADVKEYRGRGLVWGMEFHDKSRASKVARRAFELGLLIETSGPEGEVVKLLPALTVTPDELDEGLSVLARAVRETV